From the genome of Amycolatopsis sp. NBC_01488, one region includes:
- a CDS encoding TetR/AcrR family transcriptional regulator gives MPPDEPPKLTLRERKKREARRALAQAALRLSMDRGLENVRVEDIAAEVGVSPRTFNNYFSSKEQAVCSVVVDRHEGMREALLARPEGEPLWESVKQAVIHQYSREGEPDRAYVARIRELMGQLMLRGEFLNAHAAVERVLAETIAKRAGGADHLLCRLMASTVESAVRVAFVNWFMTEGEPFLPTLERLLDELATGMPTLTAGTGPNTTTTLGEPLC, from the coding sequence ATGCCGCCGGACGAACCACCGAAGCTGACGCTGCGGGAACGCAAGAAGCGCGAAGCCCGCCGGGCACTCGCGCAGGCCGCGTTGCGGCTCTCGATGGACCGCGGGCTGGAGAACGTGCGGGTCGAGGACATCGCCGCCGAGGTCGGTGTCTCGCCCCGCACATTCAACAACTACTTCTCCAGCAAGGAACAGGCGGTCTGCTCGGTGGTCGTCGACCGCCACGAGGGAATGCGCGAAGCCCTGCTCGCCCGGCCCGAGGGCGAGCCGCTCTGGGAGTCGGTCAAGCAGGCGGTGATCCACCAATATTCGCGTGAGGGCGAGCCGGATCGCGCGTATGTTGCGCGTATCCGGGAGCTGATGGGCCAGCTGATGCTGCGCGGCGAGTTCCTCAACGCCCACGCGGCGGTCGAACGCGTCCTTGCCGAGACCATCGCGAAGCGGGCGGGCGGGGCGGACCACCTCCTGTGCCGGCTGATGGCCTCCACGGTGGAAAGCGCTGTCCGCGTCGCCTTCGTCAACTGGTTCATGACCGAGGGCGAGCCGTTCCTCCCGACCCTGGAACGGCTGCTGGACGAGCTGGCCACCGGGATGCCCACCCTGACCGCCGGCACCGGACCGAACACCACCACCACACTGGGGGAACCGTTGTGCTAG
- a CDS encoding TetR/AcrR family transcriptional regulator yields the protein MTKVDGRAARWAGQQERRRAEFVDAALEAIAEHGPDVSTEQIAERAGVARTRLYKHFDGAADLQRAIAERAAELVTAELQPLWHPSGSPREMIAAAISTHLRWLTEHAQLHRYLVRTLPGPPEGAADVRGTIARHLSALFTGYLTAFGLDPAPGDTIAFGLVGYVESATTRWLDHPGTLSLDQLTAQLSGTIWAMLDHTLRAGGVDLDPDRPLPLPDGL from the coding sequence GTGACCAAGGTCGACGGGCGGGCGGCGCGCTGGGCGGGCCAGCAGGAGCGGCGGCGTGCCGAGTTCGTCGACGCCGCGCTCGAAGCCATCGCCGAGCACGGCCCGGACGTCTCGACCGAGCAGATCGCCGAGCGCGCCGGCGTCGCGAGGACCCGCCTGTACAAGCACTTCGACGGCGCGGCCGACCTCCAGCGCGCGATCGCCGAGCGCGCGGCCGAGCTGGTGACGGCCGAGCTCCAGCCGCTGTGGCACCCGTCGGGTTCGCCGCGCGAGATGATCGCGGCGGCGATCTCGACGCACCTGCGCTGGCTGACCGAGCACGCCCAGCTGCACCGGTACCTCGTCCGCACGCTGCCGGGCCCGCCGGAGGGCGCCGCGGACGTCCGCGGCACGATCGCCCGCCACCTCAGCGCCCTGTTCACCGGCTACCTGACGGCGTTCGGCCTGGACCCGGCGCCGGGGGACACGATCGCGTTCGGCCTGGTCGGCTACGTCGAGTCGGCGACGACCCGCTGGCTCGACCACCCGGGGACGCTCAGCCTGGACCAGCTGACCGCCCAGCTGAGCGGCACGATCTGGGCGATGCTCGACCACACGCTCCGGGCGGGCGGGGTGGACCTGGACCCGGACCGGCCGTTGCCGCTGCCGGACGGGCTCTAG
- a CDS encoding DNA polymerase IV, with protein MKWVLHVDLDQFIAAVEIARRPELRGKPVVVGGNGDPAERAVVATASYEAREFGIRSGMPLRIAAKRCPDAVFLPSDPPAYLEVSEHVMTAVREFPVVVEVLGWDEAFVGAETDDPEALATSIKEAVARETGLSCAVGIGDNKLRAKLATGFGKPGGIFRLTQANWWDVMAARPTDALWGIGGKTTKKLAELGIHTVLDLAGADVAALAARFGPKTGPWLRLLGGGISDAEVSATPYVARSRSRETTFQRDLTDPAEMAAEVSTLAKRVAQDVLEEGRPAARVAVKVRFVPFLTHTHSITLPEPTSDAAEIDRAAQEVLAMFTLTRAVRLLGVRAEFLRAD; from the coding sequence GCGGCAACGGCGACCCGGCCGAACGCGCCGTCGTCGCGACGGCGTCCTACGAAGCCCGCGAGTTCGGGATCCGGTCCGGCATGCCGCTGCGGATCGCCGCCAAGCGCTGCCCGGACGCCGTCTTCCTGCCCAGTGACCCGCCTGCCTACCTCGAGGTGTCCGAGCACGTGATGACCGCGGTGCGGGAGTTCCCGGTCGTGGTGGAGGTGCTCGGCTGGGACGAGGCGTTCGTCGGCGCCGAGACGGACGACCCGGAGGCGCTGGCGACGTCGATCAAGGAGGCGGTGGCGCGCGAGACCGGGCTGTCGTGCGCGGTCGGCATCGGCGACAACAAGCTGCGGGCCAAGCTCGCCACCGGGTTCGGCAAGCCGGGCGGGATCTTCCGGCTGACCCAGGCGAACTGGTGGGACGTGATGGCCGCGCGCCCGACCGACGCGTTGTGGGGCATCGGCGGCAAGACGACGAAGAAGCTCGCCGAGCTGGGCATCCACACCGTCCTGGACCTCGCCGGCGCGGACGTCGCGGCGCTGGCCGCGCGGTTCGGCCCGAAGACCGGCCCGTGGCTGCGCCTGCTCGGCGGCGGCATCAGCGACGCGGAGGTGAGCGCGACGCCGTACGTGGCCCGCTCACGCAGCCGCGAGACGACGTTCCAGCGCGACCTCACGGACCCGGCGGAGATGGCCGCGGAGGTGTCGACGCTGGCGAAGCGCGTGGCGCAGGACGTCCTCGAGGAAGGCCGCCCGGCCGCGCGGGTCGCGGTGAAAGTGCGGTTCGTGCCGTTCCTGACCCACACGCACAGCATCACCCTGCCCGAGCCGACGTCGGACGCGGCCGAGATCGACCGCGCGGCGCAGGAGGTGCTGGCGATGTTCACGCTGACCCGCGCGGTGCGGCTGCTGGGGGTACGGGCGGAGTTCCTCAGGGCGGACTAG
- a CDS encoding sensor histidine kinase, with protein sequence MASRARELLDRSRVLLDRSRVAAAQFLTAPPKHPGYAPAAGPALAQLTPPVAVPEAPADDAVLAEICASVALRDLNLLDQLLARLEELEAGEEDHHRLAELYQLDHLATRLRRNAENLRVLAGQETADDAARATSVLDVMRAAMSSIDHYARITIGRVVNLGVVGFAAEDLGRVLAELFDNAANQSSPSSPVHISAHLTEQGSVLVRIEDEGIGIPADRIDGLNARLAAGGDLDDAAARHMGLAVVSRLAARHDVTVRLDRRSPHGTVATVLLPTGIVTELAENAWSGTRTVTAEPVKAPAGEPAGVGGLPRRRPGAFPREEPVTPMPRKPSPRPRPVEQTGGTTANGLPRRVPGSIRGAAPEPPPPPPPPDHHQGTLGAGHDQLLADLGAFADGERAALAENHRSQQDETPGGTAS encoded by the coding sequence ATGGCCAGCCGGGCCCGGGAACTCCTGGATCGATCACGCGTCCTGCTGGACCGTTCGCGGGTCGCCGCCGCGCAGTTCCTCACCGCGCCGCCGAAGCACCCCGGGTACGCGCCCGCGGCCGGCCCGGCGCTCGCGCAGCTGACCCCGCCCGTCGCGGTACCGGAGGCGCCCGCGGACGACGCGGTGCTGGCCGAGATCTGCGCCAGCGTCGCCCTGCGTGACCTCAACCTCCTCGACCAGCTCCTCGCGCGGCTCGAAGAGCTGGAGGCGGGGGAGGAGGACCACCACCGCCTCGCCGAGCTCTACCAGCTCGACCACCTCGCGACCCGGCTGCGGCGCAACGCCGAGAACCTGCGCGTCCTGGCCGGCCAGGAGACCGCCGACGACGCCGCCCGCGCGACCTCGGTGCTCGACGTCATGCGCGCGGCGATGTCCTCGATCGACCACTACGCCCGGATCACCATCGGCCGCGTCGTGAACCTCGGCGTCGTCGGCTTCGCCGCCGAGGACCTGGGCCGGGTGCTGGCGGAGCTGTTCGACAACGCCGCCAACCAGTCCTCGCCGAGCTCGCCGGTGCACATCAGCGCGCACCTGACCGAGCAGGGCAGCGTGCTCGTCCGGATCGAGGACGAGGGCATCGGCATCCCCGCCGACCGGATCGACGGCCTGAACGCGCGGCTGGCCGCCGGCGGTGACCTCGACGACGCCGCCGCGCGCCACATGGGCCTCGCGGTGGTCTCCCGGCTCGCCGCCCGCCACGACGTCACCGTGCGGCTGGACCGGCGCAGCCCGCACGGCACGGTGGCCACCGTGCTGCTGCCGACCGGGATCGTCACCGAGCTGGCCGAGAACGCGTGGTCCGGCACCCGGACCGTGACCGCGGAGCCGGTCAAGGCCCCGGCCGGCGAGCCGGCCGGCGTCGGCGGGCTCCCGCGCCGCCGCCCGGGTGCCTTCCCGCGGGAGGAGCCGGTCACGCCGATGCCGCGCAAGCCGAGCCCCCGCCCGCGGCCGGTCGAGCAGACCGGCGGGACCACGGCCAACGGCCTGCCGCGCCGGGTGCCCGGCAGCATCCGCGGTGCGGCGCCCGAACCACCGCCGCCACCGCCGCCCCCGGACCACCACCAGGGCACGCTCGGTGCCGGCCACGACCAGCTGCTCGCCGACCTCGGCGCCTTCGCCGACGGCGAGCGGGCGGCGCTCGCCGAGAACCACCGTTCCCAGCAGGACGAGACGCCCGGAGGAACCGCCTCGTGA
- a CDS encoding styrene monooxygenase/indole monooxygenase family protein — protein MRKVLIVGAGQSGLQLALGLLAKDYDVTVMSARTPEEIRAGRVMSTQCMFHDALQHERDLGIDLWEADTVNVEGLGVSVAAPDGGRALDWFAELDHVAQSVDQRVKMAGWLELFEDRGGKLVIHGVMTSELDALARLYDLVIISAGKGELVQLFDRVPERSPYTKPMRALSLAYAHGVRPRPEHPDKMAVRFNIVPGVGELFMIPAYTLSGNCDILFFEGVPGGPLDCFDDRPGPAEHFARILDLMKQFVPWEYDRCRDAELTDAKATLAGGYTPVVRKPVGTLPGGAIVLGMADVVVANDPITGQGSNNASHCAATYLDAIVERGDRPFDAGWMDATFERYWEYARHVTEWTNALLMPPPPHVLQILGVAGQNPAVARRFANGFTDPTDFQHWFMDPALWEKYLAEV, from the coding sequence ATGCGCAAGGTCCTGATCGTGGGCGCCGGGCAGTCCGGGCTGCAGCTGGCCCTCGGGCTGCTGGCGAAGGACTACGACGTCACGGTGATGTCCGCGCGGACGCCGGAGGAGATCCGGGCCGGGCGCGTGATGTCGACGCAGTGCATGTTCCACGACGCGCTGCAGCACGAGCGGGACCTCGGCATCGACCTGTGGGAAGCCGACACGGTGAACGTCGAGGGACTCGGCGTCTCGGTGGCCGCCCCGGACGGCGGCCGCGCGCTCGATTGGTTCGCCGAGCTGGACCACGTCGCGCAGTCGGTCGACCAGCGGGTGAAGATGGCCGGCTGGCTGGAGCTGTTCGAGGACCGCGGCGGCAAGCTCGTCATCCACGGCGTGATGACGTCCGAACTGGACGCGCTGGCCCGGCTCTACGACCTGGTCATCATCTCGGCCGGCAAGGGCGAGCTGGTCCAGCTGTTCGACCGCGTGCCCGAGCGGTCGCCGTACACGAAGCCGATGCGCGCGCTCTCGCTGGCCTACGCCCACGGCGTGCGCCCGCGGCCGGAGCACCCGGACAAGATGGCGGTGCGGTTCAACATCGTCCCCGGTGTCGGCGAGCTGTTCATGATCCCCGCGTACACGCTGAGCGGGAACTGCGACATCCTCTTCTTCGAAGGCGTCCCCGGCGGCCCGCTGGACTGCTTCGACGACCGCCCGGGCCCGGCCGAGCACTTCGCGCGGATCCTCGACCTGATGAAGCAGTTCGTGCCGTGGGAGTACGACCGCTGCCGCGACGCCGAACTCACCGACGCGAAGGCGACGCTGGCCGGCGGCTACACCCCGGTGGTCCGCAAGCCGGTCGGCACACTGCCGGGCGGGGCGATCGTGCTGGGCATGGCCGACGTCGTCGTCGCGAACGACCCGATCACCGGCCAGGGTTCGAACAACGCGAGCCACTGCGCCGCGACCTACCTGGACGCGATCGTCGAGCGCGGCGACCGGCCGTTCGACGCGGGGTGGATGGACGCGACGTTCGAGCGCTACTGGGAGTACGCCCGGCACGTGACCGAATGGACCAACGCGCTGCTCATGCCGCCGCCCCCGCACGTGCTCCAGATCCTCGGGGTGGCCGGCCAGAACCCCGCCGTGGCGCGCCGGTTCGCGAACGGTTTCACCGATCCGACGGACTTCCAGCACTGGTTCATGGACCCCGCACTCTGGGAGAAGTACCTGGCAGAGGTCTAG
- a CDS encoding DUF742 domain-containing protein codes for MGVADKDVISVSEKDTPLPRRSRRIRAYALTGGRTSTRHQLLVETLVSVPRYDPALSGTLMPESRSLYERARARCSIAELSVGLDLPLGVVRVLIGDLATQGAVFVHPTAHAYHHDTNVLERILDGLKRLPA; via the coding sequence ATGGGAGTGGCCGACAAGGATGTGATCTCCGTGTCCGAGAAGGACACCCCCTTGCCGCGGCGAAGCCGCCGGATCCGGGCGTACGCGCTCACCGGCGGCCGCACCAGCACCCGCCACCAGCTGCTGGTGGAGACGCTGGTCTCGGTCCCGCGGTACGACCCGGCGCTGAGCGGCACGCTGATGCCCGAGTCGCGCTCGCTCTACGAACGCGCCCGCGCGCGGTGCTCGATCGCCGAGCTGTCGGTCGGGCTGGACCTGCCGCTGGGCGTGGTGCGGGTGCTGATCGGCGACCTCGCCACCCAGGGCGCGGTGTTCGTCCACCCCACGGCGCACGCCTACCACCACGACACCAACGTGCTCGAGAGGATCCTTGATGGGCTCAAGCGGCTCCCCGCCTGA
- a CDS encoding GTP-binding protein: MGSSGSPPEGDLLTISAKIVVAGGFGVGKTTFVGAVSEVPPMSNEAWMTEAGQGVDDIPPGGKSTTTVAMDFGRITLRPDLLLYLFGTPGQARFWFLWDDLSRGALGAVVLVDTSRIDESFAAINYFENDSELPFVVAVNQFEGKPVHDLDEVRDALALDPSVPLVTCDARDRASTIATLTELVGHTLSLAVLSGPRELAGSVPQP; the protein is encoded by the coding sequence ATGGGCTCAAGCGGCTCCCCGCCTGAGGGCGATCTGCTGACGATCTCCGCGAAGATCGTCGTCGCCGGGGGCTTCGGTGTCGGCAAGACCACGTTCGTCGGGGCGGTCTCCGAGGTGCCGCCGATGAGCAACGAGGCGTGGATGACCGAGGCGGGCCAAGGCGTCGACGACATCCCGCCGGGCGGCAAGTCGACCACGACCGTCGCGATGGACTTCGGCCGCATCACGCTGCGCCCGGACCTGCTGCTGTACCTGTTCGGCACGCCCGGGCAGGCGCGGTTCTGGTTCCTGTGGGACGACCTGAGCCGCGGCGCGCTCGGCGCGGTCGTGCTGGTCGACACCAGCCGGATCGACGAGTCGTTCGCGGCGATCAACTACTTCGAGAACGACTCGGAGCTGCCGTTCGTCGTGGCGGTCAACCAGTTCGAGGGCAAGCCGGTGCACGACCTCGACGAGGTGCGTGACGCGCTCGCGCTCGACCCGAGCGTCCCGCTGGTCACCTGCGACGCCCGCGACCGGGCGTCGACGATCGCCACCCTGACCGAGCTGGTCGGCCACACGCTGTCGCTCGCCGTGCTGTCCGGCCCGCGAGAGCTGGCCGGCAGCGTCCCGCAGCCCTGA
- a CDS encoding roadblock/LC7 domain-containing protein, whose amino-acid sequence MSAPHPAPANFAWLLDDFVRKVHGVSHALIMSVDGFPLTASDSVGEAEAEQLAAIASGLLSLAGNSAALFGKGACEQIIIRLTHGYFLFMGIGSGAGLAVLTSGEADMKVVAYEMTQFITNAGHALTPEVRAELRQVLTARRPRA is encoded by the coding sequence GTGAGCGCCCCCCACCCGGCCCCGGCGAACTTCGCCTGGCTGCTCGACGACTTCGTGCGCAAGGTCCACGGCGTCAGCCACGCGCTGATCATGAGCGTGGACGGCTTTCCCCTCACCGCGTCCGACTCGGTCGGCGAAGCCGAAGCCGAGCAGCTGGCGGCGATCGCCAGCGGCCTGCTTTCGCTGGCGGGCAACAGCGCGGCGCTGTTCGGGAAGGGCGCCTGCGAGCAGATCATCATCCGGCTCACCCACGGCTACTTCCTGTTCATGGGCATCGGGTCCGGTGCCGGGCTCGCGGTGCTGACCTCGGGCGAGGCGGACATGAAGGTGGTCGCCTACGAGATGACCCAGTTCATCACCAACGCCGGCCACGCGCTCACCCCCGAGGTGCGCGCCGAACTGCGCCAGGTGCTCACCGCGCGCCGGCCCAGGGCGTGA
- the ku gene encoding non-homologous end joining protein Ku, producing MRAMWKGSVSFGLVSIPIQLYAATENKNVSLRQVHEADGGRIQYKRFCTIDGAEVPYAEIAKGYELPDGEMVVITDAEMAELPLSSQRTIDVLEFVPLESIDPIQYDRTYYLEPQKNAVKPYVVLRDALHKSSQVAIAKVAVRQRESMAVLRVHADVLVMTTMLWPDEVREPDFPFLRDDPPQIRPQELTMAGSLIDSLAEPVFEPEKYHDHYREALEEMIEAKVAGEETTKPAAVTAKADVVDLMAALQASVDAAKKSRGAKSTSEESAEDAEPTAAKKKPAARKRAPKSG from the coding sequence ATGCGGGCGATGTGGAAGGGCTCGGTGTCGTTCGGGCTGGTGAGCATCCCGATCCAGCTGTACGCGGCCACCGAGAACAAGAACGTCTCGCTCCGCCAGGTGCACGAGGCCGACGGCGGCCGCATCCAGTACAAGCGGTTCTGCACGATCGACGGCGCCGAGGTGCCCTACGCCGAGATCGCGAAGGGCTACGAGCTGCCCGACGGCGAGATGGTCGTGATCACCGACGCCGAGATGGCCGAGCTGCCGCTGTCCTCGCAGCGCACGATCGACGTCCTGGAGTTCGTGCCGCTCGAGTCGATCGACCCGATCCAGTACGACCGGACGTACTACCTGGAGCCGCAGAAGAACGCGGTGAAGCCGTACGTCGTGCTGCGGGACGCGCTGCACAAGTCGAGCCAGGTGGCGATCGCCAAGGTCGCCGTGCGGCAGCGGGAGAGCATGGCGGTGCTGCGGGTGCACGCCGACGTGCTGGTGATGACGACGATGCTGTGGCCGGACGAGGTTCGCGAGCCCGACTTCCCCTTCCTGCGCGACGACCCGCCGCAGATCCGGCCCCAGGAGCTGACCATGGCCGGGTCGCTGATCGACTCGCTCGCCGAGCCGGTGTTCGAGCCGGAGAAGTACCACGACCACTACCGCGAGGCCCTCGAGGAGATGATCGAGGCCAAGGTGGCGGGGGAGGAGACCACCAAGCCGGCGGCGGTGACCGCGAAGGCCGACGTGGTCGACCTGATGGCGGCGCTGCAGGCCAGCGTGGACGCGGCGAAGAAGTCCCGCGGGGCGAAGTCCACTTCGGAGGAGTCCGCTGAGGACGCGGAGCCGACCGCCGCGAAGAAGAAGCCCGCGGCGCGCAAGCGGGCGCCCAAGTCCGGCTGA
- the ahcY gene encoding adenosylhomocysteinase has product MSEKLTRRNGVDFAVADLSLADAGRTQLRLAEHEMPGLMAIRREYAAAQPLKGARIAGSLHMTVQTAVLIETLVALGAEVRWVSCNIFSTQDEAAAAVVVGPEGTLDAPAGTPVFAWKGETLEEYWWCTDRLFAFAGGRAPNMILDDGGDATLLVHKGVEFEAAGAVPQPSEEDPEEYRIVLETLRASLAADGDRFTRMAKEIRGVTEETTNGVKRLYKLAKDGELLFPAMNVNDSVTKSKFDNKYGIRHSLVDGLNRATDVMIGGKRVVVCGYGDVGKGAVEALRGQGARVAVTEIDPICALQAAMDGLDVVELDDVVATADIFITTTGNFGIISAEQMSRMKHNAIVANVGHFDNEIDMAGLAKRPGITKKEIKPQVHEWTFPDGHAIIVLSEGRLMNLGNATGHPSFVMSNSFTNQAIAQIELFAKPGEYATDVHRLPKHLDEKVARLHLDALGVKLTKLSKAQAEYIGVDVEGPYKLDHYRY; this is encoded by the coding sequence ATGAGCGAGAAACTCACACGCCGCAACGGGGTCGACTTCGCCGTCGCCGACCTGTCCCTGGCCGACGCCGGCCGCACGCAGCTGCGGCTGGCCGAGCACGAGATGCCCGGCCTGATGGCGATCCGCCGCGAGTACGCCGCCGCGCAGCCGCTGAAGGGCGCCCGGATCGCCGGGTCGCTGCACATGACCGTGCAGACCGCCGTGCTCATCGAGACCCTGGTCGCGCTCGGCGCCGAGGTGCGCTGGGTGTCCTGCAACATCTTCTCCACCCAGGACGAGGCCGCCGCCGCGGTCGTCGTCGGCCCGGAGGGCACCCTCGACGCCCCGGCCGGGACGCCGGTGTTCGCGTGGAAGGGCGAGACGCTCGAAGAGTACTGGTGGTGCACCGACCGGCTCTTCGCGTTCGCCGGCGGCCGGGCGCCGAACATGATCCTGGACGACGGCGGCGACGCCACCCTGCTCGTCCACAAGGGAGTCGAGTTCGAGGCGGCGGGCGCGGTGCCGCAACCGTCCGAAGAGGACCCCGAGGAGTACCGGATCGTCCTGGAGACCCTGCGCGCGAGCCTCGCGGCCGACGGCGACCGCTTCACCCGCATGGCCAAGGAGATCCGCGGCGTCACCGAGGAGACGACCAACGGCGTCAAGCGGCTCTACAAGCTCGCCAAGGACGGCGAGCTGCTCTTCCCCGCGATGAACGTCAACGACTCGGTGACGAAGTCCAAGTTCGACAACAAGTACGGCATCCGGCACTCCCTGGTGGACGGCCTGAACCGGGCCACCGACGTGATGATCGGCGGCAAGCGCGTCGTCGTCTGCGGCTACGGCGACGTCGGCAAGGGCGCGGTCGAGGCGCTGCGCGGGCAGGGCGCCCGGGTGGCGGTCACCGAGATCGACCCGATCTGCGCACTGCAGGCGGCGATGGACGGGCTCGACGTGGTGGAGCTGGACGACGTCGTCGCGACGGCCGACATCTTCATCACCACCACCGGCAACTTCGGCATCATCTCGGCGGAGCAGATGAGCCGGATGAAGCACAACGCGATCGTCGCGAACGTCGGGCACTTCGACAACGAGATCGACATGGCCGGGCTGGCGAAGCGGCCCGGCATCACCAAGAAGGAGATCAAGCCGCAGGTGCACGAGTGGACGTTCCCGGACGGCCACGCGATCATCGTGCTGTCCGAAGGGCGCCTGATGAACCTCGGCAACGCGACCGGCCACCCGTCGTTCGTGATGTCGAACTCCTTCACCAACCAGGCCATCGCGCAGATCGAGCTGTTCGCCAAGCCCGGCGAGTACGCCACCGACGTCCACCGGCTGCCCAAGCACCTCGACGAAAAGGTGGCCCGGCTCCACCTCGACGCACTTGGTGTGAAACTAACCAAGTTGTCGAAGGCCCAGGCGGAATACATCGGCGTGGACGTCGAAGGTCCGTACAAGCTCGACCACTATCGGTACTGA
- a CDS encoding AurF N-oxygenase family protein, translated as MGVEAQDRDVTAARLLMSSAKNSYDPHVDIDWTAPLAEGKAYMPLERVSLYGTDLWAKLTPEQRIELSKHEIASIMSVGLWFEIVLMQLLARYVFDLDARTEHAQYAMTEIGDETRHSVMFARTAERLGVPRYGVPKVVHRAAKVFGATAAGPSMFASVLVAEETTDRLQRSMMDDDGIQPLIRSVNRIHVVEEARHVRFAKEEVLRETPKLSKAALQRHRLRTALVAFGVIDSMVDPRIYRSVGIDAREGRAAALANPHFHETRRWMAEKIVPFLREAGLIGGRSEGIWRRAHLI; from the coding sequence ATGGGCGTCGAGGCCCAGGACCGGGACGTCACCGCGGCTCGCCTGCTCATGAGCTCCGCGAAGAACTCCTACGACCCGCACGTCGACATCGACTGGACCGCGCCGCTCGCCGAAGGCAAGGCGTACATGCCGCTGGAGCGCGTCTCGCTCTACGGCACCGACCTCTGGGCGAAGCTGACGCCGGAGCAGCGGATCGAGCTGTCCAAGCACGAGATCGCCAGCATCATGAGCGTCGGCCTGTGGTTCGAAATCGTGCTGATGCAGCTGCTCGCCCGGTACGTCTTCGACCTTGACGCGCGCACCGAGCACGCGCAGTACGCGATGACCGAGATCGGCGACGAAACCCGGCACTCGGTGATGTTCGCCCGCACCGCCGAACGGCTCGGCGTGCCGCGCTACGGCGTCCCCAAGGTCGTGCACCGCGCGGCGAAGGTGTTCGGCGCGACCGCCGCCGGGCCGTCGATGTTCGCCAGCGTGCTGGTCGCCGAGGAGACCACCGACCGGCTGCAGCGGTCGATGATGGACGACGACGGCATCCAGCCGCTGATCCGCTCGGTCAACCGCATCCACGTCGTCGAGGAGGCCCGGCACGTCCGGTTCGCCAAGGAGGAGGTGCTGCGGGAGACGCCGAAGCTGTCGAAGGCGGCGCTGCAGCGGCATCGGCTGCGGACCGCGCTCGTCGCGTTCGGCGTGATCGACAGCATGGTCGACCCGCGCATCTACCGCAGCGTCGGGATCGACGCGCGGGAAGGCCGGGCCGCGGCGCTCGCCAACCCGCACTTCCACGAGACGCGCCGCTGGATGGCCGAGAAGATCGTGCCGTTCCTCCGCGAGGCGGGGCTGATCGGCGGCCGGTCCGAGGGCATTTGGCGGCGCGCGCACCTGATCTGA